A window from Labeo rohita strain BAU-BD-2019 unplaced genomic scaffold, IGBB_LRoh.1.0 scaffold_1260, whole genome shotgun sequence encodes these proteins:
- the LOC127157933 gene encoding stonustoxin subunit alpha, translating into MNSGVEWKCLALSGREPQLSPPESTDVNDDPFSSLVSFDGLKESVRQLRDKLEDFCKEELKKISDRVTFTNIVPRTRNDFLQYSHQLTLDLNTVNKKISLSDNNRVITVYRTETEPEPEPEPQQYPDHPDRFSFWEQLLCRESVCGRCYWEVEWSSLVLISVSYKSIRRIGLWKECQFGRNNQSWCLICCSDSYTFRHKNREIDYFGMPRGCRRVAVYVDHSAGTLSFYRVSDTMSLIHTVQTTFTQPLYPGFGFEVYYGRVKLC; encoded by the exons CACCTCCTGAATCTACAGACGTAAATGACGATCCCTTCAGTTCTCTCGTCTCTTTTGATGGCCTGAAAGAATCTGTCCGTCAGCTGAGAGACAAACTGGAGGATTTCTGCAAAGAGGAGCTCAAGAAGATCTCAGACAGAG TCACATTCACCAACATTGTTCCCAGGACCAGGAACGACTTCCTACAAT ATTCCCATCAGCTCACTCTGGATCTGaacacagtaaataaaaaaatcagtctgTCTGACAATAACAGAGTGATTACTGTCTATCGCACAGAGACTGAGCCTGAGCCTGAGCCTGAGCCTCAGcagtatcctgatcatccagacagatttagTTTCTGGGAGCAGCTGTTgtgcagagagagtgtgtgtggacgctgttactgggaggttgAGTGGAGCAGTTTAGTGTtaatatcagtgtcatataagagcatcaggaGGATAGGATTGTGGAAAGAGTGTCAGTTTGGACGTAATAATCAGTCCTGGTGTTTGATCTGCTGTTCGGACAGTTACACATTCAGACACAAAAACAGAGAGATTGATTACTTTGGAATGCCCCGCGGGTGTCGTAGAGTAGCAGTGTATGTGGAccacagtgcaggaactctgtccttctacagagtctctgacacaatgagcctcatccacacagtccagaccacattcactcagccgctctatcctgggttcGGGTTTGAAGTTTATTATggaagagttaaactgtgttga